In Sphingomonas sp. KC8, the sequence GATGCCGCATTCGACCTTATCCCAACCCCGCCAGCGGCCCGCGCGGGGGTCTTCGCCGGGTTTGACGATGCTGGTGCAGGGGGCGCAGCCGATCGACAGATAGCCTTGCGCTTCCAGCGGGTGACGCGGCAGTTCGTGATCGGCGAAATAGGCCTCAAGCCGATCCTTGCCCCAATCGGCCAGTGGATTGATCTTGAGGCGGCCTTCGTCGATTTCGAAGCGGGGCAAAGCGATGCGGGTGCCCGACTGGAATCCCTTGCGGCCCGAAATCCACGCATCGAACGGCTGCAACGCACGGCGCAGCGGTTCGACCTTGCGGATTTCGCAGCAGCCATCGGGATCGTAGGACCAGCGCAGACCGGTGCGATCCTGCGCCGCGAGGATGCGCGGATCAGGCCGGAAGACGCGCAGATCGACGAAGCCGAGCCGTTCGGACAGTTCATCGCGATAGGCCAGCGTTTCGCCGAACATCTTCTGCGTGTTGACGAAGATGACCGGCGTTTCGGTGTCGATCTGCGCCACGAGGTGCAGCAGCACCGCCGATTCCGCGCCGAAGGACGAGACGATGGCGGTGCGGCCGGCGAGATCGCCGGTCAGCAGCTCGCGCAGCATATCGGCCGTCTCGACGCCGTCGAAGCGCGCGTTGAAGCGCGCCGCGTCGTCCGCCGTGAAGGGCGGGGCGGTGTCGATCATGTCGATGCTGCGCGCGGGATCAGCCATGCCGCAACGCCCAGACAGGCGAGCGCCCATCCGCCGCCTTCTGATAGACATCGTCATAGCGGCCGAGCGCACGCGCCAGCGCATCGGGATCGACCGACGCTTCGGGTGCGAAGCTGTCGAACCCGCAGCGGCGCATCAGGGGGATCTGATCGACCAGCACGTCGCCGGCGGCGCGCAGTTCGCCTTCATAGCCCGCTTCGCGCAAAATCCGCCCGGCCGAATAGCCACGGCCATCGCGGAATTTGGGGAACGACACTTCGATCAGCGCCAGCTGGCCGAGCTGCGGGATGAGCTTGCGCGCATCTTCGTCGGATTCCAGCCGAACGGCGGTCGCGTTGCTCTGGCCGAGAAAGGCGTCGAGCGTGACGGCCGGTTCTTCATGCGGCGCATCATCGCGGAAGCGCAGGAAATCACCCATAAATCGCCTCCTTGAAGGGGTCGATGCCAACGCGGCGGTATGTATCGAGGAATCGTTCGCCCGGTTCGCGAACCGCGCGATATTTTTCGACGGTGCGTTCGACCGCATCGACGATGCCGTCTTCGTCGAAGCCGGGGCCGGTGATGCGGCCGAGGCTGGCATCTTCCGCACCCGATCCGCCGAGCAGCAGCTGATAGTTTTCGGTGCCCTTACGATCGACGCCCAGAATGCCGATATGGCCGGCATGGTGGTGGCCACAGGCGTTGATGCAGCCCGAAATCTTGAGCTTGAGTTCGCCCAGGTCGCGCTGGCGATCCAGCCCGGCGAAGCGTTCCTGCAGCTTCTGCGCGATCGGGATCGACCGGGCATTGGCGAGGCTGCAATAATCAAGGCCCGGGCAGGCGATGATATCGCTGATCAGATCGAGGTTCGGCGCGGCAAGACCGGCCGCATCGAGCTGCTGCCACAGCGTGTAGAGATCGGCCTTCTTCACATGCGGCAGGACGATGTTTTGGGCGTGCGTGACGCGCAGTTCATCGAAGCTGTAGCGTTCGGCCAGATCGGCCATCAGATCGATCTGCGCGGACGACGCATCGCCCGGAATGCCGCCGGTGGGCTTCAGGCTGATGTTGACGATCGCATAGCCGGGCTGCTTGTGGGCCTTGACGTTCTGGTCGAGCCACAAAGCGAAATCGGGATCGCTGCGGTCCACGGTGTCGGCAATGCCGGTTTCAAACGCGGGCGCGGCGAAGAAGGCGGCGATGCGTTCGAATTCGCCCACCGGCGGATCGAGGTTGAGCGTCTTCACATGCGCCCATTCCTCTTCGACCTGGCGGGCATATTCGGCCGCGCCCAGTTCGTGAACGAGGATCTTGATCCGCGCCTTGTAGATATTGTCGCGACGGCCATAGCGATTGTAGACGCGCAGGCACGCTTCGACATAGCCGAGCAGATCGTCGATCGGCACGAAATCGCGGATCACCGGCGCCACCATCGGCGTGCGGCCCATGCCGCCACCCACGAAGATGCGCGCGCCGACTTCGCCGGCGTCGTTCTTGTGCAACTGAATGCCGATATCGTGCAGCTTGACGGCTGCGCGATCTTCGTCCGCCGCGATCACCGCAATCTTGAACTTGCGCGGCAAATAGCTGAATTCCGGGTGGAACGTCGACCATTGGCGCAGCAGTTCGGCCCACGGGCGCGGATCGGTGATTTCGTCGGCGGCAGCACCGGCGAACTGATCGGACGAGATATTGCGGATGCAATTGCCGCTCGTCTGGATGGCGTGCATTTCGACGGTGGCGAGATCGGCCAGGATATCGGCGGCGTCCTCCAGCTTGATCCAGTTATACTGGATGTTCTGGCGGGTGGTGAAGTGCCCGTAATCCTTGTCATATTTGCGCGCGATATGGGCCAGCATCCGCATCTGGCGGCTATCGAGCGTGCCATAAGGGATCGCCACGCGCAGCATATAGGCGTGAAGCTGGAGGTAGAGGCCGTTCATCAGCCGCAGCGGCTTGAACTGATCCTCGGTGATTTCACCCGCCAGCCGGCGCTGAACCTGATCGCGAAATTCTTCGACGCGGGCGTCGACGATCGCCTGATCATATTGATCATATTTATACATCAGATCACCCAGCTTCCTGCCGCAGGATCGGCAGGCTTGATGTTGAGGTCGAGCCGCACGGTGGGGCCGGCGGCGCGGATGCGGTCCTTGATATGGGCGGGGCGGGGGCCGTGGGGCGTCTGTTCCGCATCGATCACATAAGGCGCGTTGACGCGGCGCGCGGCGTCTTCTTCGGCCGCGATCGCCTCACCATGATGATCGACGTCGACGGCCTCGGCGACATGGCGCGACCAATCGCTGCCCGTCCACCAGACGACATCGCCCGTGCCCAGATCGTTGCCCGTCAAAATCTTCAAGAGAGCGCCTCCGCCTGTTTCGCCAGTGCCTGAAGCCGGTTTTCGGCATCCGACAGCAATACCACTTCGCCGACGATAATGATCGCCGGACTTATCACCTGTTCGCGTTCGACCATGCCGCCAAGATCGGCGAGCAGGGTGCGCAGCGCGCGCGATCCTTCGAGCGTGCCGCGTTCCAGCACCGCCACCGGCATATCGGGCGCGACGCCATCGGCCATCAGCTTGTCAGCGATCAGCGTGGCGCAGGCGACACCCATATAGATAACGAGCGTGCGACCCTGGCCCGCCAGGCCGGCCCAATTCTGTTCGGTCAGCCCCTTGCACTGGCCCGCGACGAAGCTGACCGCGCTCGACCAGTCCCGATGGGTAAGCGGGAGCATGGCGGCTGCGGCACAGCCCAATGCAGCGGAAACACCGGGAATGACTTCGACCGTGAGGCCGGCGGCGCGGACGGCCTCCACCTCTTCGCCGCCGCGCCCGAACACGAACGGATCGCCGCCCTTGAGCCGGATGACGATCGCGCCGGTCTTCACATGGGCGATGATCAGCGCGTTGATCGCTTCCTGCGGCAGCGTATGGCGCGAACGGGTTTTGGCGACCGAGATGCGCTGGGCCGTGGCGGGCGCATAATCCAGCACGCGCGGGTCGATCAGCCCGTCATGGACGACGACGTCTGCCTGCCGCAGCGCTTCGACGGCGCGCACGGTCAGCAGGCCCGGATCGCCAGGGCCGGCCCCAACCAGAATGACGCGGCCGCGCGCGTGCGGATCGAGTAGCGTGGACATGGATCGGCAAATGGCCTCGAACGCGCGGCCATGCAATCGAAGGATGCTTTGCGACAGCTTAGGAGAACTTGTCCGGCCTGATCGCCCTAGCCGTCGCGCAAGCCCACCCCGATCGACGCGCGTGGCTGATCGGCTTCGGACGAAACGACGGGATAGGCGCAATAATCCGCGGCATAATAGGCGCTGGGGCGGTGGTTGCCCGACAGGCCGACGCCGCCGAACGGGGCGTTGGAGGGCGCGCCGTTGGTGGGCCGGTTCCAGTTGACGATGCCGGCGCGGATATTGCCCCAGAAACGATCATAGAGATCCGGGCTGCCCGAGACGAGCGAGGCGGACAGGCCGAAGCGGGTGTTGTTCGCTTCGGTGATCGCGGCATCGAAATCGGCGACGCGGATGATCTGGAGGACGGGGCCGAAAATTTCCTCGTCGGGGCGCGCGGATATGCCGGTGACATCGATCAGCGCCGGGGACAGGAACGGCCGATCGGCATCGCGCCGGGCCATCTGTTTGATCGGGCGACCGCCTTTCAGGATCAGGTCGAGGAAGCTTTCCTGCACATGATCGGCGGTCGCGTTGTCGATCACCGGCCCCATGAACGGGGCGGGATCGGCATGGGGATGGTCGACGATGATCCGATCGATCAGCCGGCCGATTTCGGCGATCAGCGGCTCGTGCGCGCCATCCTTCACGATCAGCCGGCGCGCGGCGGTGCAACGCTGGCCGGCGGACATATAGGCCGACTGGACGGCGATCACGGCGGCCGAGGCGATATCGGGCGTATCCCACACCACCAGCGGATTGTTGCCGCCGAGTTCGAGCGCGAGGATCTTGTTGGGTGTTTCGGCGAACTGGCGGTGGAGCGCCATGCCGGCGCGCGCCGATCCGGTGAACAGCAGCCCGTCGATGCCCGGTTCGGCGGCGAGCGCGCGGCCTTCATCCGGCCCGCCGATCAGCAGGCGGACGATGCCTTCGGGAACGCCGGCGGCGTGGTAGCATTCGACCAGGAAGGCGCCGGTTGCCGGGGTCTTTTCCGACGGCTTGAACACAACCGCGTTGCCCGCGATCAGGGCGGGGACGATATGGCCGTTGGGTAGATGTGCCGGGAAGTTGAACGGCCCGAGCACCGCGAGCACGCCATGCGGCTTGTGGCGCAGCGCGCTCTTGGCGCCAAGCGCGCCTTCGAAACGGCGCTGGGCGGTGCGTTCGGCATAAGCCGACACCGAAATATCGACCTTGTTGACGACGCTTTCGACTTCGGTGCGCGCTTCCCACAAGGGTTTGCCGGTTTCGCGCGCGATGAGATCGGCAAAGGTGTCGAGCCGGCTGCGCACGACATTGGCGAAACGGCGCAGCGTTTCGATCCGCACCGCAAGCGGCTGGGCCGCCCAAGCCGCCCAGGCGGCACGCGCGAGCGCCACTTCATGCGCGGCATTGCCGGCCGCACCACGCCACAGCACGGCGCCGCTGGCGGGTTCGGTGGAAATGATCTCGGTGGCAGACATGGGTGGAACGTCCCCGGTGGTGCGATGGTCCAGCGGATTATGTGGCCCGCATGGTTAATTTCGTCACCTTGGCCGCCCGCGCGCGGTTTCGCAATCGGTGCTTACATGGCTTCGCCCATGCGGCGGATCGCGGCGACCTTGGCGTCGAGCGCGCTCCAGTCGTCATCTTCGGCGATGCGCGCCCAGATTGCCTCCACTTCGTCGATGTGCATCGAGCAGGGTTCGCGATCGGACCAGTAGCGATGTTCGGTGGATGCGACCTTGGGAAACGCGCCGAGCATCATGCCGAAGGCGGCGAAGCTGTCGCGGGCGTAGGCCGGATCGGCGGGGGAGGGGCCACGCCGCTTGCCACCGCGCCAATCGAAGAAGAAACGGTCGATGGTGGTGCCGGTCTCCACAAGGCCGCGCTCCATCGCTTCGAGCAGGGCCATGTCCGATTGATCGTCGAGCGGGGCGATGCCGAGCCGGGCGAAGATCGCGTCACGGAAGGCGGCTTCGTAGAGTGCAGGGAAGGCTTCCAGCGGCGGGGTCAGCGCTTCGGCTTCGGCGATGGTGCGCAGCGCCACGGCCAACTGGACGACATCCCAGTGGATTGCCTGCGCCTGCCGGCCAAAGGCGTATAGCCCCTGTTCGTCGAAATAAGCGGCGGTGAATCCGGGTTCCCAGGTGGGCGTGAAGCGCCACGGGCCGTAATCGAAACTTTCGCCGGTGATGTTGATATTGTCGCTGTTGAGCACGCCATGGACGAAGCCGGCAGCCATGTAGGATGCGGCAAGCTTTGCCGTGCGTTCGACGACAAGGGACAGCAACTGGATTTCCGGTTCCGCGCCGGGCTGGACGCCATATAGTTCGCGCAGGGCATAATCGACCAGACGGCGGATCGCGTCGCCATCGCGGAAATAAGCAAGCCGCTGAAAGGCGCCGATGCGGATATGGCTGTGCGACAGGCGGACCAGCACCGATGAACGGGTGGGCGAGGGTTCATCGCCGCGTTGCAGCGCTTCACCCGTTTCGATCAGCGAGAAGGTTTTGGAGGTGTTGACGCCCAATGCCTCCAGCATCTCCGTCGCCAGGATTTCGCGGACGCCGCCCTTCAGGGTCAGCCGGCCATCGCCGAAGCGGCTATAGGGCGTCTGGCCCGATCCCTTGGTGCCGAGATCGAGCAGGCGGCCCGTATCATCGCGCATCTGGGCGAAGAGGAAACCGCGGCCGTCGCCGATATCGGGGTTGTACACGCGGAACTGGTGGCCGTGATAGCGCAGCGCCAGCGGTTCGGGCAGGTTGCCGGGCAGCGGCTGAAAACGCCCGAAATGGCGGATCCATGCCATGTCGTCGATGTCGGCGAGGCCGACGGCCGCCGCCCAGCGATCGTTGCGGAAGCGCAATCTGGTTTCGGGAAAATCGGCTGCCGCGACAGGATCATAATAATCCCCGCCAAGTGACAGGATAGCCGGATCGGGCCGATAGGGAGCGGGTTGCGGGGGCGTCGTCATGCGGCGATATGGGGGCGGTACGCGAGGAGACGCAAGCATGGCGCAATGGACGGACGGTTATTGGTGGTCCAAGGATGGGCTGCGCCTCCATTATCGCGACTATCCCGGTGGAGCCGAAGGGCAGCCCCCAATCCTGTGCATTCCCGGCCTGACGCGTAACGCGCGCGATTTCGCCGATGTCGCCGATCGGCTGGCGGGGCGCTGGCGGCTGATCTGCGTCGAACTGCGCGGCCGCGGCGAAAGCGCCTATGCCAAGGATCCGATGACCTATGTGCCCTTGACCTATTTGCAGGATCTGGAGGCGCTGATCGAAGAATTGAAGATCGATCGCTTTGTCGCGTTCGGGACGTCGCTGGGCGGCCTGTTGACCATGCTGCTTTCGGCCACGGGGCGCGATCGGGTCGTGGCGTCAATGCTCAACGATGTCGGGCCGGTGCTGGAAGTCGGCGGGCTTGCGCGCATTCGCACCTATGTCGGCAAGCAGGCGAGTTGGCCGACCTGGCTGCACGCCGCGCGCGGCCTTCAACAGAGCAATTTTGCGGTCTATCCCGATTATGAGGTCGAACAATGGCTGGCGATGGCCAAGCGGCTGTGCCGGCTGACCCCGGCCGGGCGTATCATCTATGATTATGACATGAAGATCGCCGAGCCGTTCAAATTGCCGGGCGGGGAATCGGGCATGGATATGTGGCCTGCGTTCCAGAGCCTTGGCGGACGACCCGTAACGCTGGTGCGAGGTGAGCGGTCCGATATATTGAGTGCCGCGACCGCGCAGGAAATGGCGCGGCGGGTGGATGGGCTCGACCTCGTTACCGTGGCCGGTATCGGCCATGCGCCGGTGTTGGATGAACCGGAAAGCGTGGCGGCGATCGATCGGCTGCTGGCGCGGGTGCTGGCGGGCTGAAAGAAAGAAACAGCGCCATCCCCGTTTGTGCGGGAATGGCGCTTATGCTTTGGACCGTGCGTTATCCGACCCGATTGGCGATCAGATCGTCGACCACCGACGGATCGGCCAGGGTTGACGTGTCGCCCAGCGACGATGTGTCGCCTTCCGCGATCTTGCGCAGGATGCGGCGCATGATCTTGCCCGAACGCGTCTTGGGCAGGCCGGGCGCGAACTGGATCGCATCGGGCGTCGCGATCGGGCCGATTTCGGTGCGCACCCATTGCTTCAGTTCGGCGCGCAATTCCTCGCTCGCCGCACAATTCGCGTTCAGGGTGACATAGGCATAGATGCCCTGTCCCTTAATATCGTGGGGCATCCCGACGACGGCGGCTTCGGCCACCTTGGCGTGGAGGACGAGCGCGCTTTCCACTTCGGCGGTGCCCATGCGGTGGCCGGAAACGTTGATGACGTCATCAACCCGACCGGTGATCCAGTAATAGCCGTCTTCATCCCGCCGGCAGCCATCGCCGGTGAAATATTTGCCGGGATAGGTGCTGAAATAGGTCTGGAAGAAGCGGCTATGATCGCCCCACACGGTGCGCATCTGCCCCGGCCAGCTGCGCGCGATGACGAGATTGCCTTCGGTGGCGCCGTCAAGGACATGGCCTTCGGTGTCGACCAGCTGCGGTTCGATCCCGAAGAACGGCTTGGTGGCCGAACCCGGCTTCAGATCGATCGCACCGGGCAGGGGGGCGATCATCGCCGCGCCGGTTTCCGTCTGCCACCAGGTATCGACGATCGGGCAGCGCCCTTCGCCGACCACATCATGATACCAGCGCCAGGCTTCCGGGTTGATTGGTTCG encodes:
- a CDS encoding phosphoadenylyl-sulfate reductase, producing MADPARSIDMIDTAPPFTADDAARFNARFDGVETADMLRELLTGDLAGRTAIVSSFGAESAVLLHLVAQIDTETPVIFVNTQKMFGETLAYRDELSERLGFVDLRVFRPDPRILAAQDRTGLRWSYDPDGCCEIRKVEPLRRALQPFDAWISGRKGFQSGTRIALPRFEIDEGRLKINPLADWGKDRLEAYFADHELPRHPLEAQGYLSIGCAPCTSIVKPGEDPRAGRWRGWDKVECGIHGGRVPGPDEEPVF
- a CDS encoding DUF934 domain-containing protein; the protein is MGDFLRFRDDAPHEEPAVTLDAFLGQSNATAVRLESDEDARKLIPQLGQLALIEVSFPKFRDGRGYSAGRILREAGYEGELRAAGDVLVDQIPLMRRCGFDSFAPEASVDPDALARALGRYDDVYQKAADGRSPVWALRHG
- a CDS encoding nitrite/sulfite reductase, giving the protein MYKYDQYDQAIVDARVEEFRDQVQRRLAGEITEDQFKPLRLMNGLYLQLHAYMLRVAIPYGTLDSRQMRMLAHIARKYDKDYGHFTTRQNIQYNWIKLEDAADILADLATVEMHAIQTSGNCIRNISSDQFAGAAADEITDPRPWAELLRQWSTFHPEFSYLPRKFKIAVIAADEDRAAVKLHDIGIQLHKNDAGEVGARIFVGGGMGRTPMVAPVIRDFVPIDDLLGYVEACLRVYNRYGRRDNIYKARIKILVHELGAAEYARQVEEEWAHVKTLNLDPPVGEFERIAAFFAAPAFETGIADTVDRSDPDFALWLDQNVKAHKQPGYAIVNISLKPTGGIPGDASSAQIDLMADLAERYSFDELRVTHAQNIVLPHVKKADLYTLWQQLDAAGLAAPNLDLISDIIACPGLDYCSLANARSIPIAQKLQERFAGLDRQRDLGELKLKISGCINACGHHHAGHIGILGVDRKGTENYQLLLGGSGAEDASLGRITGPGFDEDGIVDAVERTVEKYRAVREPGERFLDTYRRVGIDPFKEAIYG
- a CDS encoding DUF2849 domain-containing protein, coding for MKILTGNDLGTGDVVWWTGSDWSRHVAEAVDVDHHGEAIAAEEDAARRVNAPYVIDAEQTPHGPRPAHIKDRIRAAGPTVRLDLNIKPADPAAGSWVI
- the cobA gene encoding uroporphyrinogen-III C-methyltransferase; translation: MSTLLDPHARGRVILVGAGPGDPGLLTVRAVEALRQADVVVHDGLIDPRVLDYAPATAQRISVAKTRSRHTLPQEAINALIIAHVKTGAIVIRLKGGDPFVFGRGGEEVEAVRAAGLTVEVIPGVSAALGCAAAAMLPLTHRDWSSAVSFVAGQCKGLTEQNWAGLAGQGRTLVIYMGVACATLIADKLMADGVAPDMPVAVLERGTLEGSRALRTLLADLGGMVEREQVISPAIIIVGEVVLLSDAENRLQALAKQAEALS
- the astD gene encoding succinylglutamate-semialdehyde dehydrogenase; translated protein: MSATEIISTEPASGAVLWRGAAGNAAHEVALARAAWAAWAAQPLAVRIETLRRFANVVRSRLDTFADLIARETGKPLWEARTEVESVVNKVDISVSAYAERTAQRRFEGALGAKSALRHKPHGVLAVLGPFNFPAHLPNGHIVPALIAGNAVVFKPSEKTPATGAFLVECYHAAGVPEGIVRLLIGGPDEGRALAAEPGIDGLLFTGSARAGMALHRQFAETPNKILALELGGNNPLVVWDTPDIASAAVIAVQSAYMSAGQRCTAARRLIVKDGAHEPLIAEIGRLIDRIIVDHPHADPAPFMGPVIDNATADHVQESFLDLILKGGRPIKQMARRDADRPFLSPALIDVTGISARPDEEIFGPVLQIIRVADFDAAITEANNTRFGLSASLVSGSPDLYDRFWGNIRAGIVNWNRPTNGAPSNAPFGGVGLSGNHRPSAYYAADYCAYPVVSSEADQPRASIGVGLRDG
- a CDS encoding protein adenylyltransferase SelO — protein: MTTPPQPAPYRPDPAILSLGGDYYDPVAAADFPETRLRFRNDRWAAAVGLADIDDMAWIRHFGRFQPLPGNLPEPLALRYHGHQFRVYNPDIGDGRGFLFAQMRDDTGRLLDLGTKGSGQTPYSRFGDGRLTLKGGVREILATEMLEALGVNTSKTFSLIETGEALQRGDEPSPTRSSVLVRLSHSHIRIGAFQRLAYFRDGDAIRRLVDYALRELYGVQPGAEPEIQLLSLVVERTAKLAASYMAAGFVHGVLNSDNINITGESFDYGPWRFTPTWEPGFTAAYFDEQGLYAFGRQAQAIHWDVVQLAVALRTIAEAEALTPPLEAFPALYEAAFRDAIFARLGIAPLDDQSDMALLEAMERGLVETGTTIDRFFFDWRGGKRRGPSPADPAYARDSFAAFGMMLGAFPKVASTEHRYWSDREPCSMHIDEVEAIWARIAEDDDWSALDAKVAAIRRMGEAM
- a CDS encoding alpha/beta fold hydrolase, yielding MAQWTDGYWWSKDGLRLHYRDYPGGAEGQPPILCIPGLTRNARDFADVADRLAGRWRLICVELRGRGESAYAKDPMTYVPLTYLQDLEALIEELKIDRFVAFGTSLGGLLTMLLSATGRDRVVASMLNDVGPVLEVGGLARIRTYVGKQASWPTWLHAARGLQQSNFAVYPDYEVEQWLAMAKRLCRLTPAGRIIYDYDMKIAEPFKLPGGESGMDMWPAFQSLGGRPVTLVRGERSDILSAATAQEMARRVDGLDLVTVAGIGHAPVLDEPESVAAIDRLLARVLAG